A single region of the Apodemus sylvaticus chromosome 7, mApoSyl1.1, whole genome shotgun sequence genome encodes:
- the Islr gene encoding immunoglobulin superfamily containing leucine-rich repeat protein: MRALCLLCWAVLLNLVRACPEPCDCGEKYGFQIADCAYRDLEGVPPGFPANVTTLSLSANKLPGLPEGAFREVPLLQSLWLAHNEIRSVAVGALAALGHLKSLDLSHNLISEFAWSDLHNLSALQLLKMDSNELAFIPRDAFRSLRALRSLQLNHNRLHTLAEGTFAPLTALSHLQINDNPFDCTCGIVWFKTWALATAVSIPEQDNIACTSPHVLKGTPLSRLPPLPCSAPSVQLSYQPSQDGAELRPGFVLALHCDVDGQPVPQRHWHIHTPGGTVEITSPNVGTDGRALPGVLAASGQPRFQAFANGSLLIPDFGKQEEGTYSCLATNELGSAESSVNVALATPGEGGEDAVGRKFHGKAVEGKGCYTVDNEVQPSGPEDNVVIIYLSRAGPPEAAIAAEGRPAQQLPGLLLLGPSLLVLVLACF; encoded by the coding sequence ATGCGGGCACTGTGCCTGCTTTGCTGGGCTGTCCTCCTGAACCTGGTGCGAGCTTGTCCGGAGCCCTGTGACTGTGGGGAGAAGTATGGCTTCCAGATAGCAGACTGTGCCTATCGTGACCTAGAGGGTGTGCCACCGGGCTTCCCAGCCAATGTGACCACACTGAGCCTGTCGGCCAACAAGCTGCCAGGCCTGCCGGAGGGAGCCTTCAGGGAAGTGCCCCTATTGCAGTCGCTGTGGCTGGCACACAATGAGATTCGCTCAGTGGCTGTTGGCGCTCTGGCTGCGCTGGGCCATCTCAAGAGTCTGGACCTCAGCCACAACCTCATCTCTGAGTTTGCCTGGAGCGACTTGCACAACCTCAGCGCTCTGCAGCTGCTCAAGATGGACAGCAACGAGTTAGCCTTCATCCCCCGGGATGCCTTCCGCAGCCTCCGCGCCCTGCGTTCTCTGCAGCTCAATCACAACCGCCTGCACACGTTGGCCGAGGGCACCTTTGCGCCGCTCACCGCGCTGTCCCACTTGCAGATCAATGACAACCCTTTTGACTGCACCTGTGGCATCGTGTGGTTCAAGACGTGGGCCTTGGCCACAGCGGTGTCCATTCCAGAACAGGACAACATTGCCTGTACTTCACCCCACGTGCTGAAGGGTACCCCGCTCAGCCGCCTGCCACCCCTGCCCTGCTCAGCCCCCTCGGTGCAACTAAGCTACCAGCCCAGCCAAGATGGAGCAGAGCTAAGGCCTGGCTTCGTGCTGGCACTCCACTGCGATGTGGATGGACAGCCAGTCCCCCAGCGTCACTGGCATATTCATACCCCAGGTGGTACAGTGGAGATCACCAGTCCTAATGTAGGTACTGACGGACGTGCCCTGCCTGGTGTCCTTGCAGCCAGTGGGCAGCCACGCTTCCAGGCCTTTGCCAATGGTAGCCTGCTTATCCCTGACTtcgggaagcaggaggagggcacCTACAGCTGCTTGGCCACCAACGAGCTAGGCAGTGCTGAAAGCTCTGTAAATGTGGCCTTGGCCAccccaggggaggggggagaggatgCAGTGGGGCGCAAGTTCCACGGCAAAGCAGTGGAGGGCAAGGGCTGCTATACGGTTGACAATGAGGTACAGCCATCCGGACCGGAAGACAACGTGGTTATCATTTATCTTAGCCGTGCTGGGCCCCCAGAGGCAGCAATAGCAGCAGAAGGGAGGCCTGCACAGCAGCTCCCAGGCCTACTCCTGCTAGGGCCAAGCCTGCTTGTTCTCGTCCTTGCCTGCTTCTAA